A genome region from Pygocentrus nattereri isolate fPygNat1 chromosome 6, fPygNat1.pri, whole genome shotgun sequence includes the following:
- the tfpia gene encoding tissue factor pathway inhibitor a isoform X3, whose translation MAPLLFLFLLAHLGSCLARHPRDGGQPHLHIFHHSCALKKDEGPCKALKDRFYFDIDTGRCEPFEFGGCQGNANNFETLEECEEMCTVKANKSPCHLEDEPGPCRGLVPRYFFDSKKQECTRFFYGGCFGNANNFKTLKECQDRCQPGNDTEEPGHDLKPEEGAKPSRVPVIKHVRLTETGLQSQPHRLPEVEKDTNFTLPNVCLSPVARGDCGGSERRFVYNPKVKRCQVFRYSGCGGNKNNFTYKKQCIKMCMPDHKSRLPIRIKKKNSNILFRSI comes from the exons ATGGAGGGCAGCCTCACCTCCACATCTTCCACCACTCGTGTGCCCTGAAGAAGGATGAGGGCCCATGCAAGGCGTTAAAGGACAGATTCTACTTTGACATCGACACAGGTCGCTGTGAGCCGTTCGAGTTTGGAGGCTGCCAAGGCAATGCAAACAACTTTGAGACCTTGGAGGAGTGCGAAGAAATGTGCACGGTGAAAG ccaataagagtccctgtcACCTGGAGGACGAGCCGGGTCCGTGCCGGGGGCTGGTGCCCCGTTATTTCTTCGACAGCAAGAAACAGGAGTGCACACGCTTCTTCTACGGCGGCTGCTTCGGAAACGCAAACAACTTCAAGACCCTTAAAGAGTGCCAAGACAGATGCCAGC CAGGTAATGACACTGAGGAGCCCGGACATGACCTGAAACCTGAGGAGGGGGCCAAGCCTTCTAGAGTGCCTGTCATTAAACATG TGAGGCTCACAGAGACTGGCTTACAGTCACAGCCCCACAGACTGCCAGAGGTGGAGAAAGACACAA ATTTCACTCTTCCAAACGTCTGCCTGAGTCCGGTGGCTCGGGGCGACTGCGGCGGCTCGGAGAGGAGATTTGTGTACAACCCGAAGGTTAAACGCTGCCAGGTGTTCCGCTACAGTGGCTGTGGGGGCAACAAGAACAACTTCACCTACAAGAAGCAGTGCATCAAAATGTGCATGCCAG atCACAAGAGCCGACTGCCAATCcgaataaagaaaaagaactcCAATATCCTATTCCGATCTATATAA
- the tfpia gene encoding tissue factor pathway inhibitor a isoform X1 → MAPLLFLFLLAHLGSCLARHPRADGGQPHLHIFHHSCALKKDEGPCKALKDRFYFDIDTGRCEPFEFGGCQGNANNFETLEECEEMCTVKANKSPCHLEDEPGPCRGLVPRYFFDSKKQECTRFFYGGCFGNANNFKTLKECQDRCQPGNDTEEPGHDLKPEEGAKPSRVPVIKHVRLTETGLQSQPHRLPEVEKDTNFTLPNVCLSPVARGDCGGSERRFVYNPKVKRCQVFRYSGCGGNKNNFTYKKQCIKMCMPDHKSRLPIRIKKKNSNILFRSI, encoded by the exons CAGATGGAGGGCAGCCTCACCTCCACATCTTCCACCACTCGTGTGCCCTGAAGAAGGATGAGGGCCCATGCAAGGCGTTAAAGGACAGATTCTACTTTGACATCGACACAGGTCGCTGTGAGCCGTTCGAGTTTGGAGGCTGCCAAGGCAATGCAAACAACTTTGAGACCTTGGAGGAGTGCGAAGAAATGTGCACGGTGAAAG ccaataagagtccctgtcACCTGGAGGACGAGCCGGGTCCGTGCCGGGGGCTGGTGCCCCGTTATTTCTTCGACAGCAAGAAACAGGAGTGCACACGCTTCTTCTACGGCGGCTGCTTCGGAAACGCAAACAACTTCAAGACCCTTAAAGAGTGCCAAGACAGATGCCAGC CAGGTAATGACACTGAGGAGCCCGGACATGACCTGAAACCTGAGGAGGGGGCCAAGCCTTCTAGAGTGCCTGTCATTAAACATG TGAGGCTCACAGAGACTGGCTTACAGTCACAGCCCCACAGACTGCCAGAGGTGGAGAAAGACACAA ATTTCACTCTTCCAAACGTCTGCCTGAGTCCGGTGGCTCGGGGCGACTGCGGCGGCTCGGAGAGGAGATTTGTGTACAACCCGAAGGTTAAACGCTGCCAGGTGTTCCGCTACAGTGGCTGTGGGGGCAACAAGAACAACTTCACCTACAAGAAGCAGTGCATCAAAATGTGCATGCCAG atCACAAGAGCCGACTGCCAATCcgaataaagaaaaagaactcCAATATCCTATTCCGATCTATATAA
- the tfpia gene encoding tissue factor pathway inhibitor a isoform X2, with translation MAPLLFLFLLAHLGSCLARHPRADGGQPHLHIFHHSCALKKDEGPCKALKDRFYFDIDTGRCEPFEFGGCQGNANNFETLEECEEMCTVKANKSPCHLEDEPGPCRGLVPRYFFDSKKQECTRFFYGGCFGNANNFKTLKECQDRCQRNDTEEPGHDLKPEEGAKPSRVPVIKHVRLTETGLQSQPHRLPEVEKDTNFTLPNVCLSPVARGDCGGSERRFVYNPKVKRCQVFRYSGCGGNKNNFTYKKQCIKMCMPDHKSRLPIRIKKKNSNILFRSI, from the exons CAGATGGAGGGCAGCCTCACCTCCACATCTTCCACCACTCGTGTGCCCTGAAGAAGGATGAGGGCCCATGCAAGGCGTTAAAGGACAGATTCTACTTTGACATCGACACAGGTCGCTGTGAGCCGTTCGAGTTTGGAGGCTGCCAAGGCAATGCAAACAACTTTGAGACCTTGGAGGAGTGCGAAGAAATGTGCACGGTGAAAG ccaataagagtccctgtcACCTGGAGGACGAGCCGGGTCCGTGCCGGGGGCTGGTGCCCCGTTATTTCTTCGACAGCAAGAAACAGGAGTGCACACGCTTCTTCTACGGCGGCTGCTTCGGAAACGCAAACAACTTCAAGACCCTTAAAGAGTGCCAAGACAGATGCCAGC GTAATGACACTGAGGAGCCCGGACATGACCTGAAACCTGAGGAGGGGGCCAAGCCTTCTAGAGTGCCTGTCATTAAACATG TGAGGCTCACAGAGACTGGCTTACAGTCACAGCCCCACAGACTGCCAGAGGTGGAGAAAGACACAA ATTTCACTCTTCCAAACGTCTGCCTGAGTCCGGTGGCTCGGGGCGACTGCGGCGGCTCGGAGAGGAGATTTGTGTACAACCCGAAGGTTAAACGCTGCCAGGTGTTCCGCTACAGTGGCTGTGGGGGCAACAAGAACAACTTCACCTACAAGAAGCAGTGCATCAAAATGTGCATGCCAG atCACAAGAGCCGACTGCCAATCcgaataaagaaaaagaactcCAATATCCTATTCCGATCTATATAA